Proteins from a single region of Juglans microcarpa x Juglans regia isolate MS1-56 chromosome 5S, Jm3101_v1.0, whole genome shotgun sequence:
- the LOC121266813 gene encoding pentatricopeptide repeat-containing protein At2g20710, mitochondrial-like isoform X1: protein MKLLFPRILPLRPLFPAQKLLAYFFSSNAGVSLYRRISPVGDPDVSVVPILDQWIQEGRHVDKEELQSIIKELRDYKRFKHALEISAWMSEKRYIPLSMDDIAARMNLISRVHGLEQVENYFNNIPENMKGFVVYTALLNCCAYEKSVEKAELVMQKIIDRGFARKPLCYNILINMYYKIGEHEKLDALVLKMEEKGINPDKYTLSIRLSAYAAISDVEEISKTVERMESDPHIVLDWKPYSIAASGYLKVGLLDKALEMVKKLEGLIVNSKWSSIAFDVLLKLYAEMGKKDELYRIWKLYKEKGKIYNKGYISMISSLLAFDDIEGAEKIFEEWESMKLTCDFRVPKLMIDAYCRKGLLAKAEALVNKAMTKGGKPSFDSWYYLSCRYLEDNEISKALETMRKAVALCPPGCKPNKEILATCLEYLEGKGNVEGADKFIDLLRVEGIFSALVHDRLLKYIKDLKSNSNEPFQTEGNILTGDSSF, encoded by the exons ATGAAGCTTTTATTCCCAAGAATATTGCCTCTGCGTCCTTTGTTCCCTGCTCAAAAGCTTTTGGCTTATTTCTTCTCCTCGAATGCCGGAGTTTCTCTGTACAGAAGGATATCACCGGTGGGTGACCCTGACGTTTCCGTTGTGCCAATTCTGGATCAGTGGATCCAAGAAGGTAGGCATGTGGACAAAGAAGAGCTTCAGAGTATCATCAAGGAGCTCAGAGATTACAAACGCTTCAAGCACGCTCTCGAG ATATCTGCATGGATGAGCGAGAAAAGGTACATTCCACTTTCAATGGATGATATTGCCGCGCGGATGAACTTAATCTCGAGAGTTCATGGCCTAGAACAAGTAGAGAATTATTTCAATAACATCCCAGAAAACATGAAAGGTTTTGTGGTTTATACGGCTCTTCTCAACTGCTGTGCCTATGAAAAGTCTGTGGAGAAAGCCGAGCTTGTTATGCAGAAGATTATAGACAGGGGGTTTGCTAGGAAACCTTTATGTTATAATATTCTGATAAATATGTACTACAAAATCGGGGAACATGAAAAACTGGATGCCTTAGTGCtcaaaatggaggaaaaaggCATCAATCCTGACAAATACACTCTCAGCATCCGGCTTAGTGCATATGCTGCCATCTCTGATGTGGAGGAAATAAGCAAGACCGTTGAAAGGATGGAATCTGATCCACATATAGTTCTGGACTGGAAACCTTATTCCATTGCCGCAAGTGGATATCTAAAAGTTGGGCTACTTGACAAGGCTTTGGAAATGGTGAAGAAATTGGAGGGACTGATAGTAAATTCCAAATGGAGCAGTATTGCATTCGATGTGCTTCTTAAACTGTATGCTGAAATGGGGAAGAAGGATGAGCTGTACCGCATCTGGAAACTTTATAAGGAGAAGGGAAAAATATACAATAAGGGCTACATAAGCATGATAAGCTCACTTTTAGCATTTGATGATATCGAAGGTGCAGAGAAGATTTTTGAGGAGTGGGAATCCATGAAATTAACATGCGACTTTCGTGTTCCAAAATTAATGATTGATGCATATTGTAGAAAGGGTCTTCTAGCAAAGGCTGAAGCCCTCGTAAACAAGGCCATGACTAAAGGAGGAAAGCCTTCATTTGATTCATGGTATTATTTGTCTTGTAGATATCTTGAAGATAATGAAATATCAAAGGCGTTGGAGACTATGAGGAAAGCAGTTGCATTGTGCCCACCTGGATGCAAGCCCAACAAGGAAATATTGGCAACCTGTTTGGAGTACTTGGAAGGGAAGGGAAATGTGGAAGGAGCTGACAAGTTCATAGATTTACTAAGGGTTGAGGGTATATTCTCTGCTCTTGTTCACGACAGGTTGCTGAAATACATTAAGGATTTGAAATCAAACTCCAATGAACCCTTTCAAACGGAAGGGAATATTTTGACTGGGGATAGCAGCTTCTGA
- the LOC121266813 gene encoding pentatricopeptide repeat-containing protein At2g20710, mitochondrial-like isoform X2 gives MSEKRYIPLSMDDIAARMNLISRVHGLEQVENYFNNIPENMKGFVVYTALLNCCAYEKSVEKAELVMQKIIDRGFARKPLCYNILINMYYKIGEHEKLDALVLKMEEKGINPDKYTLSIRLSAYAAISDVEEISKTVERMESDPHIVLDWKPYSIAASGYLKVGLLDKALEMVKKLEGLIVNSKWSSIAFDVLLKLYAEMGKKDELYRIWKLYKEKGKIYNKGYISMISSLLAFDDIEGAEKIFEEWESMKLTCDFRVPKLMIDAYCRKGLLAKAEALVNKAMTKGGKPSFDSWYYLSCRYLEDNEISKALETMRKAVALCPPGCKPNKEILATCLEYLEGKGNVEGADKFIDLLRVEGIFSALVHDRLLKYIKDLKSNSNEPFQTEGNILTGDSSF, from the coding sequence ATGAGCGAGAAAAGGTACATTCCACTTTCAATGGATGATATTGCCGCGCGGATGAACTTAATCTCGAGAGTTCATGGCCTAGAACAAGTAGAGAATTATTTCAATAACATCCCAGAAAACATGAAAGGTTTTGTGGTTTATACGGCTCTTCTCAACTGCTGTGCCTATGAAAAGTCTGTGGAGAAAGCCGAGCTTGTTATGCAGAAGATTATAGACAGGGGGTTTGCTAGGAAACCTTTATGTTATAATATTCTGATAAATATGTACTACAAAATCGGGGAACATGAAAAACTGGATGCCTTAGTGCtcaaaatggaggaaaaaggCATCAATCCTGACAAATACACTCTCAGCATCCGGCTTAGTGCATATGCTGCCATCTCTGATGTGGAGGAAATAAGCAAGACCGTTGAAAGGATGGAATCTGATCCACATATAGTTCTGGACTGGAAACCTTATTCCATTGCCGCAAGTGGATATCTAAAAGTTGGGCTACTTGACAAGGCTTTGGAAATGGTGAAGAAATTGGAGGGACTGATAGTAAATTCCAAATGGAGCAGTATTGCATTCGATGTGCTTCTTAAACTGTATGCTGAAATGGGGAAGAAGGATGAGCTGTACCGCATCTGGAAACTTTATAAGGAGAAGGGAAAAATATACAATAAGGGCTACATAAGCATGATAAGCTCACTTTTAGCATTTGATGATATCGAAGGTGCAGAGAAGATTTTTGAGGAGTGGGAATCCATGAAATTAACATGCGACTTTCGTGTTCCAAAATTAATGATTGATGCATATTGTAGAAAGGGTCTTCTAGCAAAGGCTGAAGCCCTCGTAAACAAGGCCATGACTAAAGGAGGAAAGCCTTCATTTGATTCATGGTATTATTTGTCTTGTAGATATCTTGAAGATAATGAAATATCAAAGGCGTTGGAGACTATGAGGAAAGCAGTTGCATTGTGCCCACCTGGATGCAAGCCCAACAAGGAAATATTGGCAACCTGTTTGGAGTACTTGGAAGGGAAGGGAAATGTGGAAGGAGCTGACAAGTTCATAGATTTACTAAGGGTTGAGGGTATATTCTCTGCTCTTGTTCACGACAGGTTGCTGAAATACATTAAGGATTTGAAATCAAACTCCAATGAACCCTTTCAAACGGAAGGGAATATTTTGACTGGGGATAGCAGCTTCTGA
- the LOC121266814 gene encoding E3 ubiquitin-protein ligase RMA1H1-like isoform X1, protein MKRYRKWLLFLKDYSCDSALFRYFFFNFLENQTERIKGLLVVKTRSSNKESMAFEHYFAQEWKSIQGVATGSESSNGCFDCNICLEFAHEPVVTLCGHLYCWPCIYKWLHVQSAGLAPDEHPQCPVCKAEISHTTMVPLYGRGQTLTEAEDEVKAPHRGIIIPPRPAACSVRSLISTMSNTVQQLPYRNPYQNQQYDHEPHPYGSHGEDSTSPWLNLGGTSAGFQHPAVGMFGEMVYARVFGNPASLYAYPNSYHVMGTGNSPRLRRQEMQADKSLSRISFFLFCCFLLCLIVF, encoded by the exons ATGAAACGCTATAGGAAATGGCTCCTTTTTCTTAAAGATTACTCCTGCGATTCCGCTCTttttcgttattttttttttaattttctcgaGAACCAAACGGAGAG AATCAAAGGGTTATTGGTGGTCAAAACAAGGTCTAGCAACAAAGAATCAATGGCCTTTGAGCATTACTTTGCTCAGGAATGGAAATCTATCCAAGGTGTAGCAACAGGCTCGGAAAGTTCCAATGGTTGCTTTGACTGCAACATCTGCTTAGAATTTGCACACGAACCAGTGGTCACCCTCTGCGGCCACCTCTACTGCTGGCCTTGCATCTACAAATGGCTCCACGTCCAGAGTGCAGGCCTTGCCCCTGATGAGCATCCACAGTGTCCAGTTTGCAAGGCTGAAATATCTCACACCACCATGGTCCCCCTCTATGGCCGGGGCCAAACCCTTACCGAGGCTGAAGATGAAGTCAAGGCACCACATAGGGGTATAATTATACCTCCTAGGCCTGCGGCATGCAGCGTTCGATCTCTGATATCTACCATGTCTAATACTGTTCAGCAGCTTCCGTACCGTAATCCTTATCAGAACCAACAGTACGACCATGAACCTCATCCATATGGAAGCCATGGAGAGGATTCTACATCTCCATGGCTTAATCTTGGAGGTACTTCAGCAGGTTTCCAGCATCCGGCCGTTGGCATGTTCGGGGAAATGGTTTATGCAAGGGTGTTTGGGAATCCAGCGAGCTTATATGCATATCCAAACTCATATCACGTAATGGGGACTGGTAATAGCCCGAGGTTGAGAAGGCAGGAGATGCAAGCAGACAAGTCACTGAGcagaatttcattttttcttttctgttgcTTTCTTCTTTGCCTTATAGTCTTCTGA
- the LOC121266814 gene encoding E3 ubiquitin-protein ligase RMA1H1-like isoform X2: protein MAFEHYFAQEWKSIQGVATGSESSNGCFDCNICLEFAHEPVVTLCGHLYCWPCIYKWLHVQSAGLAPDEHPQCPVCKAEISHTTMVPLYGRGQTLTEAEDEVKAPHRGIIIPPRPAACSVRSLISTMSNTVQQLPYRNPYQNQQYDHEPHPYGSHGEDSTSPWLNLGGTSAGFQHPAVGMFGEMVYARVFGNPASLYAYPNSYHVMGTGNSPRLRRQEMQADKSLSRISFFLFCCFLLCLIVF, encoded by the coding sequence ATGGCCTTTGAGCATTACTTTGCTCAGGAATGGAAATCTATCCAAGGTGTAGCAACAGGCTCGGAAAGTTCCAATGGTTGCTTTGACTGCAACATCTGCTTAGAATTTGCACACGAACCAGTGGTCACCCTCTGCGGCCACCTCTACTGCTGGCCTTGCATCTACAAATGGCTCCACGTCCAGAGTGCAGGCCTTGCCCCTGATGAGCATCCACAGTGTCCAGTTTGCAAGGCTGAAATATCTCACACCACCATGGTCCCCCTCTATGGCCGGGGCCAAACCCTTACCGAGGCTGAAGATGAAGTCAAGGCACCACATAGGGGTATAATTATACCTCCTAGGCCTGCGGCATGCAGCGTTCGATCTCTGATATCTACCATGTCTAATACTGTTCAGCAGCTTCCGTACCGTAATCCTTATCAGAACCAACAGTACGACCATGAACCTCATCCATATGGAAGCCATGGAGAGGATTCTACATCTCCATGGCTTAATCTTGGAGGTACTTCAGCAGGTTTCCAGCATCCGGCCGTTGGCATGTTCGGGGAAATGGTTTATGCAAGGGTGTTTGGGAATCCAGCGAGCTTATATGCATATCCAAACTCATATCACGTAATGGGGACTGGTAATAGCCCGAGGTTGAGAAGGCAGGAGATGCAAGCAGACAAGTCACTGAGcagaatttcattttttcttttctgttgcTTTCTTCTTTGCCTTATAGTCTTCTGA